The proteins below come from a single Benincasa hispida cultivar B227 chromosome 4, ASM972705v1, whole genome shotgun sequence genomic window:
- the LOC120075978 gene encoding uncharacterized protein LOC120075978: MKKETSGPVLWPFHAGGQFHSPISSPGTSPFAASTNFGFSSASSTFFQNHDDHNHQRSASPTRVNISSTPLSRSVRFSISHRSGSPSRSITLSSRNSPVPLPKKPCACSPTTHPGSFRCSLHKNSGSGGHHQASSSAYASSGLNMRRSAMTNSLVRIGGVEGDWVKRALTALIRPSSHQLRRRANFRPQRSRLSVMSKAENLQNKE, translated from the coding sequence ATGAAGAAGGAAACAAGCGGACCTGTTCTCTGGCCATTTCACGCCGGCGGCCAGTTTCACTCTCCAATCTCTTCTCCGGGGACTTCTCCGTTCGCCGCCTCCACTAACTTCGGCTTCTCTTCCGCATCCTCAACCTTTTTCCAAAACCACGACGATCATAACCACCAACGATCCGCTTCTCCTACTCGAGTAAACATTTCTTCGACTCCCCTGTCTCGCTCTGTTCGATTTTCCATCAGTCATCGGTCCGGTTCCCCGAGTCGGTCCATCACACTTTCCAGCCGGAACTCGCCGGTTCCTCTACCGAAAAAGCCGTGCGCGTGTTCCCCGACGACTCATCCCGGTTCCTTCCGGTGCAGCCTGCATAAAAATTCAGGGAGTGGCGGTCACCATCAGGCGTCGTCATCGGCATATGCATCGAGCGGTTTGAACATGCGGAGGTCTGCGATGACGAACTCGCTGGTGAGAATCGGTGGCGTTGAGGGAGACTGGGTCAAGCGAGCGTTGACTGCTTTGATTCGACCTTCTTCACATCAGCTGAGAAGGAGAGCCAATTTCCGGCCGCAGCGCAGCCGGCTTTCGGTTATGTCAAAGGCCGAAAATCTCCAAAACAAAGAATGA